The sequence below is a genomic window from Synechococcus sp. PCC 7335.
CTCATTGGCAAAGTCTAGAGAGTCAAAAGGGCTATCTGGCAAGATAAAGACGTCGCGAATGGGATCGACTTTGGAAGAGACAGCCCAAACGACTTGGCGCGGATCGCGGATATTAATGTCTTTATCAACGACGATCACAAATTTGGTGTAGGTAAACTGTGGAAGGGCGGTCCAGAAAGCCATGGCGGCGCGGCGAGCCTGACCTGGATAGGATTTGTCGATAGAGATGATGGCGGCTTTGTAGCTGAGTGCTTCCATAGGAAGGAAGAAGTCAACAATCTCAGTGACTTGCTGCCGAAGGATAGGTGTGTAGATACGGTTGAGTGCGATCGCCATCATCGCTTCTTCCTTAGGTGGGCGACCGCTGAAGGTGGTCAGATAGATCGGCGCTTTGCGATGCGTCATGCAGTGAAAGCGAATTAGCGGTGCATCAGTATTGATGCCGCCGTAGTAACCCATGTGATCGCCAAAGGGGCCATCTGTGGCGGTTTCGCCGGGGGTGATTGTCCCTTCAAGGACGAACTCTGACATCGAAGGGACTTCTAGATCGACGGTTTTACATTTAGCCAATGCGACGCCTCTGCCGCCGTAGAGGCCAGCAAATAGCCACTCGGATAAATCAACCGGAATCGGAGTAGCTGCGGCTAAGATAATCAGTGGGTCGACACCGATAGCGATCGCAATTTCTAAGTTCTTGCCCCGCTCAGCCGCCTTACGCAAGTGCCGCGCTCCACCGCGCACTGACAGCCACTGTACCGACATCGTATTTCGGCTTTGAAGCTGTAGACGGTATACACCTACATTAGGGACCCCGGTTTCGCAGTCCTTCGTAATCACCAACCCCAGCGTTACCACTCTGCCGCCATCTTTAGGGTACGGGCGGATCATTGGAATGGTAGTGAGATCGACCTTATCATCTAGCTTAATCACCTGCTGACAGGCCGGTAGCCAGTCGCGAGAAGGTTTAGCTTTCACCACGTCAAATAAAACTTTGCCCAAATCAATCGCCTGAGAGATTTTCTTTGGCGGCTTTGGCTGCTGCAGCATGCCTAGCTTTTTACCCAGGGTTTCTAGCTCTTGAGGCTGCTCCATGCCCATTGCCCAGCACACCCGCTCTACGGTGCCTAGCAAGTTGACGACAACAGGATGGGGAGAGCCTTTAACATTTTGAAACAAGACAGCAGGCCCGCCCGCTTGTAGCAGGCGATTCGAAATTTCGGCAATCTCTAAATTTGGATCTACCTGAGCAGTGACAGTTCGGAGCTGTCCGCGAGCTTTAACTGTCTTTAGAAACTCTCGTAAATCCTTTGCCATAGTCCGTCGGAAATTATCCTATACAAGCTATGACGGAATGTAACACTTCTAGCGGAGCAAAAGCATATTTTCCCTGAGAGATTAGAAGCTATGAGTTCTCTAATCTCTATAAGACTCTGTCTTTGTGGTAGCCAGGCTCCCAA
It includes:
- a CDS encoding UbiD family decarboxylase, encoding MAKDLREFLKTVKARGQLRTVTAQVDPNLEIAEISNRLLQAGGPAVLFQNVKGSPHPVVVNLLGTVERVCWAMGMEQPQELETLGKKLGMLQQPKPPKKISQAIDLGKVLFDVVKAKPSRDWLPACQQVIKLDDKVDLTTIPMIRPYPKDGGRVVTLGLVITKDCETGVPNVGVYRLQLQSRNTMSVQWLSVRGGARHLRKAAERGKNLEIAIAIGVDPLIILAAATPIPVDLSEWLFAGLYGGRGVALAKCKTVDLEVPSMSEFVLEGTITPGETATDGPFGDHMGYYGGINTDAPLIRFHCMTHRKAPIYLTTFSGRPPKEEAMMAIALNRIYTPILRQQVTEIVDFFLPMEALSYKAAIISIDKSYPGQARRAAMAFWTALPQFTYTKFVIVVDKDINIRDPRQVVWAVSSKVDPIRDVFILPDSPFDSLDFANERLGLGSRMGIDATTKVPPETEHEWGEQLESDSNMAELVKRRWKEYGLDDIKLGEADANVFGYDIH